The stretch of DNA ACTACAATATGGCAAAATTCCTGAGTTAGAAAAAAAACTTGCAGTAGTTTTGCAATCAGAAGGTAAAAATATGCGCTTGTTACGTAACCGCGTAACAGAGATGGAAATCACTGAGGTATTAGCGCGATGGACTGGTATCCCAGTATCACGCATGCTAGAAAGCGAGCGCACAAAAATTTTACGGATAGAACAATATTTACATCAAAGAGTAGTAGGTCAAAATGAAGCAGTAGAAGCAGTTTCTAATGCTATTAGACGTAGTAGAGCTGGTATTGCAGACCCTAATAGACCAATTGGTTCTTTTATGTTTCTAGGACCTACTGGAGTAGGAAAAACTGAACTATGTAAAGCTTTAGCCGCTTTTGTTTTTGATAGTGATACTGCCATCGTACGTATAGATATGTCAGAGTTTATGGAACGACATTCAGTATCGCGGATGGTAGGGGCTCCTCCAGGATATATTGGCTACGAAGAAGGTGGATCGCTTACTGAGGCTGTGCGCCGTAGACCTTACTCAGTTATTCTACTAGATGAAATAGAGAAAGCTCATATTGATATTTTCAATCTCTTACTTCAATTGTTAGAAGATGGTAGGTTAACTGATGGCCATGGCAGGACGGTTAATTTCCGTAATACCATAGTTATTATGACATCTAACTTAGGATCTGATGTAATTAATGAACGTTTTCATCAAATTAATTACCATGATATGAAAAATATCGTTGTTGATGTTGTTTGCCATCATTTTCGCCCGGAATTTATTAATAGAATAGATGAAATTGTCGTTTTTCATCCACTAGGCCATGAAGATATGCTGAAAATAGCACAGATACAACTACAGCGTCTGTCAAAACGTTTAGAGGAACAGGGAATATCAATTACTATAAGCGATCAAGTACTGACTTTATTAGTTAAAACTGGTTTTGATTTTATTTATGGCGCTCGGCCTCTAAAGCGTGCTATACAACAGAAAATAGAAAATCCATTGTCACAACAAATATTATCTGGGAGTTTACTACCAGGTAAAAAAATTAAAATTGATGTAAATAATGATAATATTATTGTAATTGATTATGATTAGCTGCTAATACGCTCTTTAATACGCGCAGCCTTACCGGTACGTTTACGTAGGTAATATAATTTTGCCTTACGGACAAAACCACACCTTTTTACGGTAATGCTCTCTATTATCGGAGAGTGCATTTGGAATACACGCTCAACACCTTCGCCATTTGATATTTTACGCACTGTAAATGCGGAATGTAAACCTCGGTTACGGATAGCTATAATCATACCCTCGAATGATTGTAGACGTTTTTTACTACCTTCAACTACCCAAACCTTTACTTCTACCGAGTCACCTGGGCGGAAAGCTGGCAAATTTTTCATTTGCTCGTGTTCTATATGTTGAATTAGATTAAACATAGTTAATGTTATCCTTCTATACTTGACTTTCAATTAAATTGTTATATTCATACTGAAATTCTTTCAGTAATCTTACTTGCTCATGAGTAAGATATAGATTATTTAGTAATTCAGGTCTTCTAAGCCAAGTACGGCCTAAAGATTGTTTCAAGCGCCAGCGTCTAATATTAGCATGATGCCCAGATAGTAGAACAGGTGGAACCTTTATACCGTATAACACCTCCGGACGTGTATAGTGCGGACAATCTAGTAATCCTTGAGCAAATGAGTCTTCGACCGCCGAAGACTCATGACTTAATGCTCCGGGAATTAATCTAGTCATCGAATCTATTAGTATCATGGCAGCTAATTCTCCGCCACTAAGAACATAATCACCTATTGACCACTCTTCATCAATCTCAGTAGTAATTAAACGTTCATCAATACCTTTATAGCGACCGCAGATAAGAATTAACTTCTTATTAGCGGCTAATTCATATACACCTTGTTGATCTAACTTTCGTCCCTGAGGAGAAAGATAAATTACTTTTACTCCTGTTTCAGTATGATTTTTAGCTTCATGAATCGCATCACGTAAAGGTTGCATCATTAATAACATTCCCGGTCCACCGCCATAAGGACGATCATCCACTGTTTGGTGCCGATTGTGAGAAAAGGCACGTGGATTCCAGCAATGTACTTGTAGTAAGCCCTTTTTTACCGCACGTCCGGTTACTCCATAATCCATAACTGCACGGAACATGTCCGGAAATATACTGATTAATCCAATCCACATTAGATCTATCTTTGATATTCAGGGTTAAAATTCTGGGTCCCAGTCTACTTTAATTATGTGAGTTGCGAGATCAACATTTTTAATTACTTGACCATATATAAATGGGATTAAAAGCTCATTGATTTTAGTAGAATGTTGTTGATTTGCTTGAACAACCATCACATCATTTGAGCCAGTCTCGATTAAGTCAATAACTTTACCAAGTTGATAACTGTTTATTGTTTCTACTTGACAACCTATCAGATCTTTCCAGTAGTAATCACCATCGGATAGAGTTGGTAACTGCGAAGCATCAACTATAATATTACAATTAGCAAAGAGCTGTGCGGCTTCCCTATTTTCAATGCTATTAATTTTAATTATTAACTTATTATGATAATTATATTTCCATTCATCTAGTATAACATCAAGCCATGTATTTAACTTTTTAATAAACCATGGCTGATACTCAAAAATACTTGCTGCATTTTGCGTAAATGAAATAATGTTTAGCCAACCGCTTATGCCATAAGCGGAGCTTATGGTACCTAAAACCACAGGATTAACCGGCACTAGAGTACTGAGATTTGTTTTTCGCGCTTTTGATAAGTGCATATAAACGTTCTGACATTTTGGCACCATGATTAATCCAATATAATATTCTATCCATATTTAAACGTAAATCTACTGCTTGCCCAGTAGCTAGTGGATTAAAAAAACCCACACGTTCAATGAAGCGCCCGTCTCTTGCCTGATGGTTATCAGTTACTATAATTTGATAAAATGGACGTTTTTTAGCTCCACCACGTGCTAAACGAATTCTGACCATAGTAAGAATATCCTTTGCTTAACAAGGAAATTAGTATAACTCATAACTATTTTATATACCTTATTTATGAGTAAAAAGCAATTAATTCATTTAACACTAGAAAAATCTGTGTGGTATGATTTTCTTTAAACTACGCATTATTCCATCTTTTTGTATTTTATTCATAATACGCTGCATTTCGGTAAACTGTTTTAACATACGGTTCACATCCTGCACCTGCATTCCTGATCCAGCAGCAATCCTACGCTTACGTGAACCTTTAATAATTTCAGGGTTAACACGTTCTTGAGCTGTCATTGAATAAATAATTGCCTCCATATGTACCAGTAATTTATCATTCTGCATTTGTAACTTAACTGAATCTGGTAGTTTATTAATCCCGGGTAATTGATTCATCATACCGGTTATACCACCAATTTTACGTATCTGCTTCATTTGATGAAGAAAATCGGTCAGATCAAAGCTATTACCTTGTTTAATTTTTTTTGTAAGTTTTTGAGCTTGGGTATAATCTACATTACGTTCGATCTGTTCAATCAGAGATAATGTATCACCCATGCCTAGGATGCGATTAGCTAATCGATCAGGGTAAAAAGGTTCTAAAGCATCTATTTTTTCTCCTACACCAAGAAATTTAATAGGTTTGCCCGTTATATAACTGATAGAAAGTGCCGCACCACAGCGTGAAGTACCATCTACTTTAGTAAGGATTATTCCAGTTAGTGGTAACATACTATTAAAAGATTTAGCTACTTTAGCAGCATCCTGTCCGGTCATAGCGTCTACTACGAATATAGTTTCTACTGGTTTTATCGCTATATGAATATTAATAATTTCATTCATCATAAAATTATTGGTATGTAGACGACCAGCGGTGTCTACTAGCAATACATCATAAAAATGTTGCTTTGCGTATGTTAGTGCTAGATGAACAATATTAAGCGGTTTCTGAACGATTTCGGATGGAAAAAAATCAATATTGATATTTTTTGTTAAGGTTTCTAATTGATTAATTGCTGATGGTCGGTAAACATCAGTAGATACTACGAGTATTTTTTTGCGTTGTCTTTCCCCTAAATATTTTCCTAGCTTGACCACGCTCGTGGTTTTACCAACACCTTGCTGACCAACTATTAATACTACTACCGGCGGTGGTGCAGCTAAATTCAGCGTATCATTTTGTCCTCCCATCGTATTTATTAGCTCCCAACGGATAATTTTAATAAATTCTTGCCCAGGAGTGAGGCTTTTATTAACTTTCTGACTTAATGCACTTTCTTTTACACGACTAATAAATTCCTGTATGACAGGTAATGCTACATCTGCTTCTAATAACGCCATGCGTACTTCACGTAAAGTGTCTTTGATGTTTACTTCCGTTATTCGTCCTTGATCGCTAATATTACGCAAGGAAAATGATAATTTCTCAGATAAATATTCAAACATGCTGATTTAAAAGACCTAAACAATTAATAACAGTTATATACTATATTTTAAATATAGTATAGTTAACTATGATAGTTATCATATTATGTCTTTTGCTATATTATATCTATTAGAATCTAGTTGTATATTTTGCACAAAAAATCAGTGATCTTGTTATGTTAAGTAATAGGGAAGCTACTAGCTTAGTAAAATCATCAGTATTAGACTGCTACCTAATAATTTTATTAGTTAGTACTATATCTAAAATAATACATTCAATTAGCATTATAGGTGTAATTTAGCTAGGAACTTTATAGGTACTTTATTGTTGGTGGCTATTGATATGAGCTAAAAAATCATCAAAGCTTAGTATATCTAATGCTTCTAGTTCTAACTGACGATGCCAAGATCTTATCTGTTCTTTATCGAACGTTAATTCATTGAACATTTCCAATGGTTCTTCAAGTAATATCTGAAAATACTGGTTTGCTAAAGTTAATCCTAGACCACGAATACCATATTTTTTCATTTCTTTTAAGATACGAGCCGATAAAGTTAACTCAGGTTGGTCAATACACGCTCTTAGCTTGTGGCAGACTTGCTGATACTGAATATTGCCATTATGGCTATCAAGAGTTTCGGCTAATGCTTGCATCGCACTAAATAGTTCTTTGCCTATAGTAGCCAGAGGTTTTTTACTGCTACCACCGTCAACAATTAGCGTCAGCCCTGGCTTACGTCCTTCCAAAATAACTTTAGTCCAATTAAGGCGAGTATAAAGTAACTCCCTAGTGCTCATTTTTGGTGCTGGAGCTAAGGTGCACCAAATTAAAAATAAATCTAAAAATCTTACTTGCTCCTCATCAATACCTACTGGTGAAAAGGGATTAATATCTAGCGCCCTAACTTCTATATACTCAATACCCCTTCTTAGTAGGGCATCTAAAGGTGATTCTTCATTCTTCGTTATCCGTTTAGGACGGATTGGTGCATATAACTCATTTTCACTTTGTAATATATTCGTATTTAGTTGTAGATAACTACCATTTTTTTTCAATCCTATTCGTTGGTAATCCGCATATGGAGTACGTATCGCATGCTTTAACCTAAATACATACTCCTTGAGGCTATTGAAGGTAATATCTAGCTGACTTTGAGATTTATTCGCATAGCCTAAATCACTCATACGTAGTGAAGTAGCATAAGGTAAATAAAGAAAACCAGATGATGCCTTTATAAAAGGTAAGTCTGTATCTCTATTTTTCATAAAAGATTGACAAACACCAGGTGAAGCGCCAAAAATATATGGAATAATCCAACCGAAACGATAATAATTACGGATAAGTCCTAAATATCCAGCTGATATAATATCTTTATTGCTATTCATATCACTAACTCCAGCATATACCTGCCAGAATGTTAGAGGTAAGGAAAAATTATAATGAACTCCAGATATAATCTGCATCATAGCACTGTAACGGTTTTTAAGTCCTTTACGGTATAAAGTTTTCATGCGTCCCATATTAGATGGACCATATTGGGCTAGTTTAATCTGTTGTTGACTATCAATAAAACAAGGCATACTCATTGGCCACATCCATTCATTACACAGATGACGTGCAACGTGGCGATGAATATCACGTAATAACGTGAGCATGTGATCAATATCCTGAGCAACTGGTGTTATAAATTCAAGTAATGTTTCAGCAAAATCAGTAGTAATCCACTTATGGGTTAATGCGGCACCAAGCTTTTTAGGATGAGGTGTCTGTGCTAAATGTCCTTGAGTATTAATCCTTAGTGTTTCACGTTCTACTCCTCGATAAATGCCTTGTAAGGCTTGAGGATTAGCTTTCAGCCAAAAAAGTGTATCTGATGATACGTCAGGTATCAAACTGACCTCCTATAGAATGAGCAGTTAGTATTTAGTAAAACAATTAATTCTGCTTAGTAGCAGAGTGAGCAGTAGTAGTATTATTCGTACAAGGCTAGGGCACACAACATCTACATCAAGATGACATATGAAACTTTACTTGCTAAGCAAAGTAAAAGAAAACATAACGAATGGTGCATCCGGAAGGATTCGAACCTCCGACCACTCGGTTCGTAGCCGAGTACTCTATCCAGCTGAGCTACGGATGCATTTTAGTGACGGTGAGGGAGGGATTCGAACCCTCGATACAGCTTTTTACTATATACTCCCTTAGCAGGGGAGCGCCTTCAGCCTCTCGGCCACCTCACCTACGAACTTTTAGTTTAAGCTAATTGGTACCACGTGGCGCACATATTACTTTCTCAGTTTCAGAAGTCAAATTCTTTTTTATTTTTTATCATTTACATTATACTGATCAATAAAATGGTAGAATATCAAAATCAACGTCATTAATTAAGAATTAATTATTCTATAGCGGTTATGCGTTGGCAAAGTAAAGAACATAATTAGCAAATAGACTGTTGCGATTTCTCAAATTGAATACGATGGTATATTTCTTCACGGTGTACTGACACTTCTTTAGGAGCACTAACACCGATACGAACCTGGTTGCCCTTGATGCCTAAAATAGTCACAGTTACCTCATCACCAATCATGAGGGTTTCACCAACTCTACGAGTCAGAATAAGCATTCTCTCTTTGCTCCTTGAAATATAAAAAGAGTAGGTTTTCTTGTTTTCCTGCTTAGATCATAAGCTATACTACTTTAATAAAGATTAGCTATGCATATAATATACAGTGTGCTAAACATATACTGCTTGCTTTCTCTATCCTCTTTAGGCTCATTTTAGTAATGAGGGATAGCTTAGATAATTAATTCATCTCTTGTGACTCTGTGAATTTTACAGCTACTATTTTTTCTATATAGTAAAGAACTGTAGATAGTTCGTTAGTCGTAATACTGCCGGCATAAGCAATTTTTTTGCTCCCTCCACCTCTACCTCCAAACTTTTGGATTAAGGTCCTAATAATATCACTAGCCTGAATACGATTAGTTAAGTCATCTGTTACTCCAGCAATTAGATTTACTTTTCCATCAACTAAATTTATATTAGCTAGTATTATTACCACCGAACCTAGCTGATGCTTTATTTCATCTACTATATGACGCATTATTTTAGGTTCTATATTTTCTAATTTACTAACTAATACCTGCGTGCCATGCATTTTGCTTATTTTGCGGCTTAATACTGCTATTTCTTGTGCTACCTGCTTACTCTTAAGCTGCTGGTATTTTGATTCTAACTGCTTAATATGATTTTGTAACCCACGTACCTTCTCTACTAAGTTACTACCATCATTTTTGAATAGTTGTGATATTTGTTGCACTAAATTGCTTTGTTGATGTAAATTTTTCAGCGCAAATTCACCGGTAATAGCTTCAATACGGCGTATTCCAAGAGCAATACCTGATTCCGATGAAATCCAGAATAAGCCAATATCACCGGTACGACTAGCATGAGTCCCGCAGCATAGCTCAGTAGAGAAGTCCCCTATGCTTAATACTCGTACTTGGGACGACTCATATTGATGATCTAATACTGATATTGCACCTTGATTTTGTGCAGCTTCCAACGTCATCATGTCTGTTTTAATGATTAGATTACGGCGTATCTGTTGGTTTATTATTTTTTCTACTTCATGTATTTGTTCTACTTGCATAGCTTGATGATGGGAAAAGTCGAAGCGTAAATACTGGTCATGGACAAGAGATCCTCGTTGTACTACATGTTTACCTAGTAATTGACGTAATGCCGATTGTAACAAATGGGTAGCCGAGTGATTTACGCTAATACGATCGCGGCGCAATTGATTAACCTTAGCTGTTACCTGATCCCCTATTCTTAATTCTCCATAGTTAAGCATGCCTAAATGACCTAAAGCATTCCCATATTTTTTGGTATCAATTACTTCAAAGATACCATTTGCGGCAGTAATTTTACCGCTATCACCAATTTGACCGCCAGATTCTCCATAAAATGGAGTATAATCTAATATTACTATCGCCTTTTCACTATGATAGATCACTTCTACCGATTGATCATTAAGGTACAATGCCGTTACCTTGCCTTGGGACTTCAAATGCTTATAACCTAAGAAGCGAGTATATTGGTTTATACTAAGCATGCTATTATATTTGTAACTAAATCTACTTGCTTCTCGTGCGCGATTACGCTGTACCTCCATGGCGCTTTTAAAACCATTTTCATCTACTTTAATATTACGCTCACGACATATATCAGTAGTCAGATATATTGGTAAACCATAAGTGTCGTAGAGACTAAATGCTGTTTCACCATCCAATGTATCGCCTGTGAGTTTAGTAAGTACCTGTTCTAACATGAATAATCCACGCTCTAAAGTTTGAGAGAATTGTTCTTCTTCAGTGCGTAATACTTGTTCTACCATATTTTGCTGTTGTTTTAATTGATCGGCTGTACTACCCATAACTTCAATTAGTGGGGCAACTAACTTATAAAAAAATGCATCTCTAGCGCCTAACATGTAACCATGGCGAATAGCGCGACGTATGATATGGCGTAAGACATAACCACGTCCATCTTGAGATGGTACTACTCCATCGCTGACTAAGAAAGCGCACGAACGAATATGATCGGCAATTACTTGTAGAGAACTAGTATTAGTTGCCTTTGTTACATCAGCTACAGCTTTAATGAGCTGACTGAATATATCAATATCGTAGTTAGAGTTTACATGTTGTAGTACTGCTGCAATACGTTCTAGACCCATGCCCGTATCTACCGAAGGTTTCTGCAAAGGTATTAGGGTACCATCCATCTGTCGATTAAATTGTATGAAAACTAGGTTCCAAATCTCGATATAGCGATCGCCATATTCTCCTTGGCTACCAGGTGGAGCACCAAACAGATGATTACCATGATCAAAAAAAATTTCTGAACAGGGACCACAGGGTCCAATATCACCCATTTGCCAGAAATTATCTGAAGCGTAAGCTTTGCCTTTGTTATCGCCGATACGGACGATACGCTCACGTGGTATGTTGATTTGCTTAGCCCATATATTATATGTTTCGTCATCAGTAGCATATACTGTTACCCATAGTTTATCTTTCGGTAGATTAAACCATTGTCCTCCAGTTAATAATTCCCATGCTAATTGGATAGCTTCGCATTTAAAATACGCACCAAAGCTAAAGTTACCTAGCATTTCAAAAAATGTATGATGACGTGCTGTATAACCAACTTTTTCCAGATCATTATGCTTACCACCAGCTCTTATGCAGCGCTGCGCAGTAGTAGCACTTTGGTATAACCGCTTATCTAAACCCAAGAAAACATCTTTAAACTGATTCATACCAGCATTCGTAAATAGTAAAGTCGGATCGTTATGAGATACTAGCGAGCTACTTGCAACTATCTTATGTCCTTTCTGGTGAAAAAAATTGAGAAACTCTTGTCGAAGCTCAGCAGTACTATTATTACTCATAGTTATCTCGTCATTCATTATTAAAGTCAAAAATACAGATCAATTTTGTTTAGTACGAAGTAACATTATACACCGGATTTATTGATTAATATGATCGCCAATATTATCTCGAAAGTTGAAAGGAAAATATTAGTAATAGTCAATTGCTAGATATAGTTACCTATATCTAATAATTACTATATATAGGTAAAACAATACCTATAATTACTGTTTCTAATTTGATAAATTAAGATTACTCTATTATTCATTATTCATCAAAAGTTCCTTCATCATCTCTTACTAAACTATTGCTCTCGGTACGAGTAGTATTATGTAGTAGCATTTCACGTAGTTTCTTATCTAATTCGGCAGCTAGCTGTGGATGATATTTCAAGAAGTTACAGACGTTATTTTTTCCCTGTCCAATTTTATTACCATTATAGCTATACCAAGAGCCTGCTTTTTCGATCAAATTATTCTTCACACCAAGATCTACTAGTTCCCCGTGAATATTAATTCCTTTACCGTATGTGATCTGAAAGTCAGCTTGTTTAAATGGCGCAGCTACTTTGTTTTTTACTACTTTAACCCTAGTTTCGCTACCTACTACCACATCGCCTTCTTTAACTGAGCCTATACGGCGAATATCTAATCTAACCGAAGAATAAAATTTAAGTGCATTACCACCTGTAGTTGTTTCGGGATTACCAAACATGACACCAATCTTCATTCGAATTTGGTTAATAAATATTAGTAAAGTGTTAGCATTTTTAAGGTTACTAGTTAATTTACGCATAGCTTGGCTCATCATCCGTGCTGCTAATCCTATGTGAGAATCACCTATTTCACCTTCGATCTCAGCTTTAGGCGTGAGCGCAGCTACGGAGTCAACGATAATTACATCTACAGCTCCTGAACGGGTTAAAACGTCACATATTTCTAGCGCTTGTTCTCCTGTATCTGGCTGTGAACACAATAGATTATCGATATCTACCCCTAAATTTTTTGCGTAAATTGGATCTAAGGCATGTTCAGCATCTATAAAAGCGCAGATTTTACCTTCTTTTTGTGCAGTGGCTATAACCTGTAACGTTAGTGTTGTTTTTCCTGACGATTCTGGTCCGTATATTTCTACAATACGACCCATGGGTAAACCACCAGCTCCTAGTGCAATATCAAGTGATAAAGAACCAGTAGAAATAGTTTCTACATCCATTGATCGATCTTCTCCTAGACGCATGATGGAACCTGTCCCAAATTGCTTTTCAATTAGGCTTAATGCTGCTGCTAGCGCCTTTTGTTTATTCTCATCAATAGCCATTTTCACTCCTATCAAGCGATAGCATAGAACAACATCGCCACCATATTTTAAATGAGCTGACAATTTAGACTAATAGTGCTAAGTGCTAATTTTATTATACTGTATTTGTATCAAGCAGAACACTGAGGCGTTACTATTTAGCTGTACATAGATTAATTACTTATTTAAGTATGAACTATACGGTAAGAAGCAAAGGCGATTTATTACTTAAAGGGTAGCAAATTTACTGTAACTGCATGATTAGCACTAGTAGATAAAATTTAGTCTGATAGCATTCTTTATATGAAGAAATAATAATCCGATGTAAATGGTATCCTTGATATCAATAGAATTTAGTTATCAATATGCTTATCTGGTTGGTATAGGTATAACCAAAAGCAATGGCTAATAACATAAAATGCTTTAGTAGCATCAGATTAAATCGTTTAGCATGACTACCAACGGTAGCATTATACGCCTTTAGTTAACGTTTATTGAGGAATAATCATGAAAAACATCAATCAGGTACTAGTATTAAGTTATATTTTTTTTATCTCAGCTTTTATCTCAGCAGAAACACTAGCTGCTGAGGAACTTGTAGCGCTGAAATCAGCTAACATTATTACCTTTGGTACGGAAGGAACTTACGCACCTTATACCTATCACGATAGTAATGATAAACTTGTAGGTTTTGATGTTGATCTTGGCTATGCAGTCGCAGCTCATTTAGGAATGAAAGCTAAATTTATAGAAGGACGTTGGGATGGATTAATAGCTGGTCTAGATAGTAAACGTTATGATGCAGTTATTAATCAAGTAGGTATTACACCAGAGCGAAAAGTAAAATACGATTTTTCCCAATCTTATATTGCCTCTAAAGTAGTCATAGTTACACGTAATGATAATACTACTATAAACAACTTCAATGATTTAAAAAATCAAAAGTCAGCTCAGAATCTGACTAGCCATTATTCCCAATTAGCTAGAAAATATGGTGCAGATATTGTGCCAACTGATAATTTTAATCAGTCTATAGAATTAGTGATAACAGGTAGAGCAGCAGTAACTCTAAATGACTATCTTTCATTCCTTGATTTTAAAAAACATAAACCAGATGCTAAAGTAAAAGTTGTTGCCTTAGAAGCAACACACTCGCCTTCTGGTATTATGCTACGTAAGGGCCAACCAGAATTAGTTGCTGCAATTAATCGAGCTCTAGATGATATTAAGGCGAATGGTACTTATAAGATAATATCTATCCGTTATTTTGGCCAGGATATCTCTCAATAAGTTTTTATTATAGAGGAATTTTACTTATGCCACCATGGCTACAATTAATACACGATTCTTTTTGGCGTTTATTTATAGCCGGGCTTTATTTTACGTTGCCTTTAGCATTATTATCTTTTTTTATTGGTCTCATATTAGGATTGTTAGTAACATTAATCCGTTTATATAGTTCACGATATCTGCAACTCATAGCTAATTTTTATGTATGGGTAATCAGGGGTACACCATTATTAGTGCAGCTATTTTTGATATTTTATGGTCTACCAAGTGCTGGAATTACGTTAGATGCGTTCCCAGCTGCGCTAATTGGTTTTACGTTGAATATAGGAGCGTACAGTTCAGAAATCATTCGTGGTGCGATTTTATCTGTTCCTCTAACGCAATGGGAAGCAGCATGGGCTATTGGTATGAATAGTACCCAAGCAATGATAAGGGTAATTTTACCACAGGCGATATTTGTTGCTTTACCACCACTAGCAAATTCTTTTATATCTTTAATTAAAGATACTTCGCTAGCGGCAGTAATTACTGTACCGGAGATCTTTTTAGCTGCTCAACGGATTGTTTCCGTAACTTATGAGCCTCTGATTTTATATATTGAGGCAGCTGCTATTTATTTGCTCTATAGCACAGTGCTTGGTAAATGGCAAACTAAACTGGAGAGCTATTTCCTGCGATATTAATTAAGGTTACTGATAGATATCGTTACCAGAAAATTGAACTATATTTTATTCATTCCTATTACTCATAAGATTAATTTACTTAATATATGAAAGAGCTTACAGATAAATCTATCCTTAATCATACTCCTATGATGCAACAATATTGGCAGATAAAAGCTCAGCATTCTGATGTTTTACTTTTTTACCGTATGGGTGATTTTTATGAATTATTTTATGAAGATGCTAAATTAGCGTCACAGTTAATAGATATCTCTTTAACCAAACGTGGTTTCTCTGCTGGTGAACCAATCCCAATGGCAGGGATACCTTATCATGCATTAGATAGCTATCTAGCTAAACTAGTAGCGCTGGGTAAATCAGTTGCCATTTGTGAACAAGTAGGTGAGCCAACTATCAATAAGGGTCCAGTAGAACGCCGTGTAGTGCGCATTGTTACTCCTGGTACGCTCAGCGATGAAGTATTATTAAATGAACGCCAGGATAACTTACTAGCTGCTATGCTGCAAGATAAACAAGGATTTGGGTATGCTACGTTAGACATTACTTCTGGACGTTTTATCGTATCAGAACCGAAAGATTTCGAGGCTATGGCCGCTGAATTACAGCGTACTAATCCAGCTGAGCTACTTTATCCAGATACGCAACATAATTTAGCTTTAATAGAACACCGACGCGGTCTACGACGTAGACCAATATGGGAATTTGAACTAGATACAGCTTGTCAGCAGCTTATGATTCAATTTGGCACTAGTAGTTTAAAGGGG from Baumannia cicadellinicola str. Hc (Homalodisca coagulata) encodes:
- a CDS encoding amino acid ABC transporter substrate-binding protein is translated as MKNINQVLVLSYIFFISAFISAETLAAEELVALKSANIITFGTEGTYAPYTYHDSNDKLVGFDVDLGYAVAAHLGMKAKFIEGRWDGLIAGLDSKRYDAVINQVGITPERKVKYDFSQSYIASKVVIVTRNDNTTINNFNDLKNQKSAQNLTSHYSQLARKYGADIVPTDNFNQSIELVITGRAAVTLNDYLSFLDFKKHKPDAKVKVVALEATHSPSGIMLRKGQPELVAAINRALDDIKANGTYKIISIRYFGQDISQ
- a CDS encoding amino acid ABC transporter permease, which produces MPPWLQLIHDSFWRLFIAGLYFTLPLALLSFFIGLILGLLVTLIRLYSSRYLQLIANFYVWVIRGTPLLVQLFLIFYGLPSAGITLDAFPAALIGFTLNIGAYSSEIIRGAILSVPLTQWEAAWAIGMNSTQAMIRVILPQAIFVALPPLANSFISLIKDTSLAAVITVPEIFLAAQRIVSVTYEPLILYIEAAAIYLLYSTVLGKWQTKLESYFLRY
- the recA gene encoding recombinase RecA — encoded protein: MAIDENKQKALAAALSLIEKQFGTGSIMRLGEDRSMDVETISTGSLSLDIALGAGGLPMGRIVEIYGPESSGKTTLTLQVIATAQKEGKICAFIDAEHALDPIYAKNLGVDIDNLLCSQPDTGEQALEICDVLTRSGAVDVIIVDSVAALTPKAEIEGEIGDSHIGLAARMMSQAMRKLTSNLKNANTLLIFINQIRMKIGVMFGNPETTTGGNALKFYSSVRLDIRRIGSVKEGDVVVGSETRVKVVKNKVAAPFKQADFQITYGKGINIHGELVDLGVKNNLIEKAGSWYSYNGNKIGQGKNNVCNFLKYHPQLAAELDKKLREMLLHNTTRTESNSLVRDDEGTFDE
- the alaS gene encoding alanine--tRNA ligase, which gives rise to MSNNSTAELRQEFLNFFHQKGHKIVASSSLVSHNDPTLLFTNAGMNQFKDVFLGLDKRLYQSATTAQRCIRAGGKHNDLEKVGYTARHHTFFEMLGNFSFGAYFKCEAIQLAWELLTGGQWFNLPKDKLWVTVYATDDETYNIWAKQINIPRERIVRIGDNKGKAYASDNFWQMGDIGPCGPCSEIFFDHGNHLFGAPPGSQGEYGDRYIEIWNLVFIQFNRQMDGTLIPLQKPSVDTGMGLERIAAVLQHVNSNYDIDIFSQLIKAVADVTKATNTSSLQVIADHIRSCAFLVSDGVVPSQDGRGYVLRHIIRRAIRHGYMLGARDAFFYKLVAPLIEVMGSTADQLKQQQNMVEQVLRTEEEQFSQTLERGLFMLEQVLTKLTGDTLDGETAFSLYDTYGLPIYLTTDICRERNIKVDENGFKSAMEVQRNRAREASRFSYKYNSMLSINQYTRFLGYKHLKSQGKVTALYLNDQSVEVIYHSEKAIVILDYTPFYGESGGQIGDSGKITAANGIFEVIDTKKYGNALGHLGMLNYGELRIGDQVTAKVNQLRRDRISVNHSATHLLQSALRQLLGKHVVQRGSLVHDQYLRFDFSHHQAMQVEQIHEVEKIINQQIRRNLIIKTDMMTLEAAQNQGAISVLDHQYESSQVRVLSIGDFSTELCCGTHASRTGDIGLFWISSESGIALGIRRIEAITGEFALKNLHQQSNLVQQISQLFKNDGSNLVEKVRGLQNHIKQLESKYQQLKSKQVAQEIAVLSRKISKMHGTQVLVSKLENIEPKIMRHIVDEIKHQLGSVVIILANINLVDGKVNLIAGVTDDLTNRIQASDIIRTLIQKFGGRGGGSKKIAYAGSITTNELSTVLYYIEKIVAVKFTESQEMN